A single region of the Bacillota bacterium genome encodes:
- a CDS encoding NADH-dependent [FeFe] hydrogenase, group A6 codes for MDLVNVTIDGQTLSVPKGFTILEAARLAGIDIPTLCHHPDQEAKAVCRVCVVEVQGSRTLQAACAYPVTEGMVVRTNTPLVRQTRRTVVELMLARHPADCTSCVRNLHCELQALAERLGIREVRFGREEKGLPLDESNPAIVRDPNKCILCRRCVEACHSVQGVGILYPVHRGADAIVAPAFEKPLAELPCVYCGQCINACPVGAIYEVDHTERVWKALHDPSKHVVVQTAPATRVSLGEEMGLGVGAIVTGKMVAALRRLGFDRVFDTNFTADLTIIEEGHELIHRLTHGGVLPMMTSCSPGWIKFLEHYYPEFIPNVSTCKSPQQMFGALAKTYYAEKVGLKPEDIYVVSIMPCTAKKFEAQRPEMDDSGVQDVDAVLTVRELGRMIREAGIDVTALPEEEYDDPLGISTGAAAIFGATGGVMEAALRTAYEVVTGRQAPRLDFEEVRGLRGIKEAAVDMDGTRVKVAVTHSLGHARRLLEAIKAGQAEYHFIEIMCCPGGCIGGGGQPVPTTNEARQRRIDAIYQVDRNLPLRKSHENPAIQALYREFLGEPLGEKSHHLLHTHYEARPRYQRG; via the coding sequence ATGGACCTGGTCAATGTCACCATCGACGGCCAGACGCTGAGCGTACCCAAAGGGTTCACCATCCTGGAGGCGGCCCGGCTGGCCGGCATCGACATCCCCACCCTGTGCCACCACCCCGACCAGGAGGCGAAAGCCGTCTGCCGGGTGTGCGTGGTGGAGGTGCAGGGGTCCCGCACCCTGCAGGCTGCCTGTGCCTATCCGGTGACGGAGGGCATGGTGGTTCGCACCAACACCCCCCTCGTGCGGCAGACGCGGCGTACCGTGGTGGAACTGATGCTGGCCCGCCACCCGGCCGACTGCACCAGTTGCGTGCGCAATCTGCACTGTGAGCTGCAGGCCCTGGCCGAGCGCCTGGGTATCCGGGAAGTCAGGTTCGGGCGCGAGGAAAAGGGTCTCCCGCTGGACGAGTCCAACCCGGCCATCGTGCGCGATCCCAACAAGTGCATCCTGTGCCGGCGGTGCGTGGAGGCGTGCCACAGTGTGCAGGGCGTGGGCATCCTGTACCCGGTGCACCGGGGGGCGGACGCCATCGTGGCTCCGGCCTTCGAGAAGCCTCTGGCGGAACTGCCCTGCGTGTACTGCGGCCAGTGCATCAACGCCTGCCCGGTGGGGGCTATCTATGAGGTGGACCACACGGAGCGGGTGTGGAAGGCCCTGCACGACCCGAGCAAGCACGTGGTTGTGCAGACGGCTCCCGCCACCCGGGTGTCCCTGGGGGAGGAGATGGGGCTGGGTGTGGGGGCCATCGTGACCGGCAAGATGGTGGCAGCCCTGCGGCGGTTGGGGTTCGACCGCGTCTTCGACACCAACTTCACCGCCGACCTCACCATCATCGAGGAAGGACACGAGCTCATCCATCGCCTGACCCACGGCGGCGTGCTGCCCATGATGACCTCGTGCAGCCCGGGCTGGATCAAGTTCCTGGAACACTACTACCCGGAGTTCATCCCCAACGTCTCCACGTGCAAGTCGCCGCAGCAGATGTTCGGGGCCCTGGCTAAGACGTACTACGCGGAGAAGGTGGGCCTGAAGCCAGAGGACATCTACGTGGTCTCGATCATGCCCTGTACGGCCAAGAAGTTCGAGGCCCAGCGGCCCGAGATGGACGACTCCGGGGTACAGGACGTGGACGCTGTGCTCACCGTGCGGGAACTGGGACGCATGATCCGCGAGGCGGGCATCGACGTGACCGCCCTGCCCGAGGAAGAATACGACGATCCCCTGGGGATCTCCACCGGTGCGGCTGCCATCTTCGGCGCCACGGGCGGGGTGATGGAGGCTGCCCTGCGCACGGCATACGAGGTGGTGACGGGCAGACAGGCGCCCAGGCTGGACTTCGAGGAAGTGCGCGGCCTGCGGGGGATCAAGGAGGCGGCCGTGGACATGGACGGCACCCGGGTGAAGGTGGCGGTGACCCACAGCCTGGGCCATGCCCGCCGCCTCCTGGAAGCGATCAAGGCGGGCCAGGCCGAGTACCACTTCATCGAGATCATGTGCTGTCCGGGTGGCTGCATCGGCGGCGGCGGCCAGCCGGTGCCCACCACAAACGAGGCGCGGCAGCGCCGCATCGACGCCATCTACCAGGTGGACCGTAACCTGCCCCTGCGCAAGTCCCACGAAAACCCGGCCATCCAGGCCCTGTACCGGGAGTTCCTGGGCGAGCCGCTGGGGGAGAAATCCCACCACCTGCTGCACACCCACTACGAGGCGCGGCCGCGTTACCAGAGGGGCTGA
- the nuoF gene encoding NADH-quinone oxidoreductase subunit NuoF has translation MELYRAHVLVCAGAGCLSSGCKAVEEELLAAIREHGLDREVRVVETGCMGPCDLGPMIVVYPEGVFYRKLTPADARTIAEEHLLKGRVVERLVYRLPETGVQVPEREQIPFFQRQVRIALRNCGRIDPERVEEYIACDGYAALGKVLSSMKPEEVIDYLKRSGLRGRGGAGFPTGLKWEFAMKAQGTPKYVVCNADEGDPGAFMDRSILEGDPHTVLEGMAICGYTIGARQGYLYVRAEYPLAVERLGKAIAQAYEYGLLGDNIFGTGFSFHVEIRVGAGAFVCGEETALLASIEGRRGEPRPRPPFPANEGLWGKPTVINNVETWANIPPIILNGPEWFARLGTERSKGTKVFALAGKINNTGLVEVPMGTTLGEIIFDIGGGIPRGKKFKAAQTGGPSGGCIPAEYLNTPVDYESLAALGTIMGSGGLIVTDEDTCMVDFSKFFLEFVQDESCGKCTPCRVGTKRMLEILERITRGEGREGDVELLIELGQQIKNSALCGLGQTAPNPVLSTIRYFREEYDAHIRDKRCPASVCAALFTSPCQNTCPAGIDIPIYIDHIRNGRFRDAYFTIKRDNPLAAVCGRVCDHPCESRCRRSQIDEPMAIRLLKRAATDWVLEHEGRLPNFAPAPSNGMRVAVVGSGPAGLTCAHFLALKGYRVTVFEALPVAGGMLAVGIPEYRLPRHVLEAEIKSITDLGVEIKTGVRVGKDITLEELKGQGYRAIFLAVGAHGSQPLGVKGEEMAGVYAGVEFLRRVNLGQAPDFRGKTVVVVGGGNVAIDAARTALRLGAKEVHVVYRRRREDMPAIPDEIAEAEHEGIRFTFLAAPAWVVGKDGRVTGLACQRMTLGEFDASGRRKPVPQPGSEFIVPADVVISAVGQTVEAEFATGNGALARGRGGVFVVDSRTMATNLEGVFAGGDCTLGPASVIEAVAAGKRAAASIDRYLGGDGNVVLEQPVERKLSGELLEKETPRRKVTVLPPEKRCDSFREVELGYNYEVAMAEAARCLRCDVK, from the coding sequence ATGGAGCTTTACCGCGCCCACGTGCTCGTGTGTGCTGGGGCCGGCTGCCTTTCCTCCGGGTGCAAGGCGGTGGAGGAAGAATTGCTGGCTGCCATCCGGGAGCACGGGCTGGACAGAGAAGTGCGGGTGGTGGAGACGGGGTGCATGGGTCCCTGTGACCTGGGTCCCATGATCGTGGTCTACCCCGAGGGGGTGTTTTACCGGAAGCTGACCCCTGCGGACGCCCGCACCATCGCTGAAGAGCACCTGCTCAAGGGTCGCGTCGTGGAGCGCCTGGTATACCGTCTACCGGAGACGGGAGTCCAGGTTCCCGAACGGGAGCAGATACCCTTTTTCCAGCGCCAGGTGCGCATTGCCCTGCGCAACTGCGGCCGTATAGACCCGGAGCGGGTGGAGGAGTACATCGCCTGCGACGGCTACGCCGCCCTGGGCAAGGTGCTTTCCTCCATGAAGCCGGAGGAGGTAATCGACTACCTGAAGCGCTCCGGCCTGCGGGGGCGGGGCGGGGCGGGCTTCCCCACCGGCCTAAAGTGGGAGTTCGCCATGAAGGCCCAGGGGACGCCGAAGTACGTGGTATGTAATGCCGACGAGGGTGACCCGGGTGCCTTCATGGACCGCAGCATACTGGAGGGTGACCCCCACACGGTCCTGGAGGGCATGGCCATCTGCGGCTACACCATCGGGGCCAGGCAGGGGTACTTATACGTGCGGGCCGAGTACCCCCTGGCGGTGGAACGGCTGGGGAAGGCCATTGCCCAAGCCTACGAGTACGGGCTGCTGGGGGACAACATCTTCGGCACCGGCTTCTCGTTCCACGTGGAAATCCGGGTGGGGGCAGGAGCATTCGTGTGCGGTGAGGAAACCGCCCTGCTTGCCTCCATCGAGGGCCGACGGGGCGAGCCCCGTCCGCGGCCGCCATTCCCCGCCAACGAAGGGTTGTGGGGCAAGCCCACGGTCATCAATAACGTGGAGACCTGGGCCAACATTCCCCCCATCATCCTCAATGGTCCGGAGTGGTTCGCGCGCCTGGGGACGGAACGGTCCAAGGGCACCAAGGTGTTCGCCCTGGCCGGCAAGATCAACAACACCGGCCTGGTGGAGGTACCCATGGGGACCACGCTGGGGGAAATCATCTTTGACATCGGTGGTGGTATCCCCAGGGGGAAGAAGTTCAAGGCTGCCCAGACCGGCGGGCCCTCGGGCGGCTGCATCCCGGCCGAGTACCTCAATACCCCGGTCGATTACGAGTCCCTGGCTGCGCTGGGGACGATCATGGGGTCGGGCGGCCTCATCGTGACCGACGAGGACACCTGCATGGTCGACTTCTCCAAGTTCTTCCTGGAATTTGTCCAGGATGAGTCGTGCGGTAAGTGCACGCCCTGCCGGGTGGGCACCAAGCGCATGCTGGAGATCCTGGAACGCATCACCCGGGGTGAAGGCCGAGAGGGCGACGTCGAATTGCTCATCGAGCTGGGGCAGCAGATCAAGAATTCCGCCCTGTGCGGCCTGGGCCAGACGGCGCCCAACCCGGTCCTCTCCACCATCAGGTACTTCCGCGAGGAGTACGACGCCCACATCCGCGACAAGCGGTGCCCGGCCTCGGTGTGTGCGGCGCTCTTCACGTCGCCCTGCCAGAACACCTGCCCGGCCGGCATCGACATCCCCATATACATCGACCACATCCGCAACGGGCGCTTCCGCGACGCGTACTTCACCATCAAGCGCGACAACCCGCTGGCGGCCGTGTGCGGGCGCGTGTGCGACCATCCCTGCGAGTCCAGGTGCCGCCGCAGCCAGATCGACGAGCCCATGGCCATCCGGCTGCTCAAGCGGGCCGCCACCGACTGGGTGCTTGAGCACGAGGGGCGCCTTCCCAACTTCGCCCCTGCTCCGTCCAACGGTATGAGGGTGGCGGTCGTGGGTTCGGGCCCGGCCGGCCTGACCTGCGCTCACTTCCTGGCCCTGAAGGGGTACCGGGTGACGGTGTTCGAGGCCCTGCCCGTGGCCGGTGGCATGCTGGCCGTGGGCATCCCCGAGTACCGGTTGCCACGCCACGTGCTGGAGGCCGAGATTAAGTCCATCACCGACCTGGGGGTCGAGATCAAGACGGGCGTCCGGGTCGGGAAGGACATCACCCTGGAGGAGCTGAAGGGGCAGGGTTACCGGGCCATCTTCCTGGCGGTGGGCGCCCACGGCAGCCAGCCCCTGGGCGTTAAGGGCGAGGAGATGGCCGGTGTCTACGCGGGCGTGGAGTTCCTGCGCCGGGTGAACCTGGGGCAGGCTCCGGACTTCAGGGGCAAGACCGTAGTAGTGGTGGGCGGCGGCAACGTGGCCATCGATGCGGCCCGTACTGCCTTGCGCCTGGGCGCGAAAGAGGTGCACGTCGTGTACCGCCGGCGCCGGGAAGACATGCCCGCCATCCCCGACGAGATCGCAGAGGCCGAACATGAGGGGATCAGGTTCACCTTTCTGGCCGCCCCGGCTTGGGTGGTGGGGAAGGATGGCAGGGTAACTGGACTGGCCTGCCAGCGCATGACCCTGGGCGAGTTCGATGCCAGCGGCCGCCGCAAGCCGGTCCCGCAGCCGGGGTCCGAGTTCATCGTGCCCGCCGACGTGGTGATTTCCGCCGTAGGCCAGACCGTGGAAGCCGAGTTCGCCACCGGCAATGGGGCCCTGGCCCGCGGGCGGGGCGGGGTGTTCGTGGTGGATTCCCGGACCATGGCCACCAACCTGGAGGGTGTGTTTGCCGGCGGCGACTGCACCCTGGGTCCGGCCAGCGTGATCGAAGCGGTGGCGGCGGGCAAGCGCGCGGCCGCCTCCATCGACCGCTACCTGGGCGGCGACGGCAACGTAGTGCTGGAGCAGCCCGTGGAGCGGAAGCTCTCCGGTGAGTTGCTGGAAAAGGAGACGCCGCGGCGCAAGGTGACCGTGCTGCCGCCCGAGAAGAGGTGCGACTCCTTCCGGGAAGTGGAGCTGGGCTACAACTACGAGGTGGCCATGGCCGAGGCGGCCCGTTGCCTGCGCTGCGACGTGAAGTAG
- a CDS encoding TM1266 family iron-only hydrogenase system putative regulator, protein MRRVGVVGIIITDRGRVAARVQDILSQFGDMIVGRMGIPYRERDLAVIALIVDGTTDQVGALTGKLGQLPGVMVRSALAPPLAAAPLRREGEQNGGHAAGS, encoded by the coding sequence ATGCGCCGGGTGGGCGTGGTGGGGATTATCATCACCGACCGCGGGCGGGTGGCGGCCAGGGTACAGGATATCCTCTCCCAGTTCGGGGACATGATCGTGGGCCGCATGGGCATCCCCTATCGGGAGCGGGACCTGGCGGTCATCGCCCTCATCGTGGACGGTACCACCGACCAGGTGGGGGCCCTTACTGGCAAGCTGGGACAATTACCCGGGGTGATGGTGCGCAGCGCCCTGGCCCCGCCGCTGGCGGCGGCTCCCTTGCGCAGGGAAGGTGAACAGAATGGTGGACACGCTGCAGGAAGCTGA
- the nuoF gene encoding NADH-quinone oxidoreductase subunit NuoF — MLYRAHVLVCNGTNCSLKGSPEIQKEFSRLLPEYGLDKEVKVVETGCFGLCEYGPTVVVFPEGTFYAGVKVSDVREIVSEHLYKGRVVKRLLYQVPPAAKPVQVYPEVDYFRHQVRVVLRNCGLIDPESIEEYIARGGYQALGKALTAMTPAQVVEEMKASGLRGRGGAGFPTGLKWQFAARADGSGPKYVVCNADEGEPGTFKDRLILEGDPHSVLEGMLIAGYAVGAHQGYVYIRGEYVLSIERLQKAIAQAREMGLLGKNILGSGFDFDVEIRLGAGAYVCGEETALFESLEGGRGEPRIKPPYPTDVGLFGRPTVINNVETLANVPLIIERGASWFRTLGTQKTPGTKVFTLTGDIVNAGLIEVPMGITLREIIYNIGGGIPNGRQFKLAQTGGTSGGVIPPELLDVPMDYDSLAAHGSALGSGALLIIDDSHCIVDVAKSFSFFFLHESCGKCTPCREGTLQLHRIMERISSGEATRTDLENMKTLAQAMYVAPLCPLGQTAPLPLMSTLKWFESEYLAHVVGKTCPAGVCPMNGASARAGATHAAAAAVGAARTGSARAVTAAREV; from the coding sequence ATGCTGTATCGAGCCCACGTGCTGGTATGTAACGGGACCAACTGCAGCCTGAAGGGCTCACCCGAGATCCAGAAGGAGTTCTCCCGGCTCCTTCCCGAGTACGGGCTGGACAAAGAGGTCAAAGTGGTGGAAACCGGGTGTTTCGGGCTGTGCGAGTACGGGCCCACCGTGGTGGTGTTCCCCGAAGGGACCTTCTACGCAGGGGTCAAGGTGTCTGACGTCCGCGAGATCGTCTCCGAGCACCTGTACAAAGGTAGGGTGGTGAAGCGGCTCCTGTATCAGGTCCCGCCGGCGGCCAAACCGGTGCAGGTCTACCCGGAGGTGGACTACTTCCGCCACCAGGTGCGGGTGGTGCTGCGCAATTGCGGTCTCATAGACCCCGAGTCCATCGAGGAATACATCGCCCGTGGCGGCTACCAGGCACTGGGGAAAGCCCTGACTGCCATGACCCCTGCCCAGGTGGTGGAAGAAATGAAGGCCTCCGGCCTGCGGGGCCGGGGCGGGGCGGGGTTCCCCACCGGGCTCAAATGGCAGTTCGCCGCCCGTGCAGACGGCTCGGGCCCCAAGTACGTGGTGTGCAATGCCGACGAGGGCGAGCCCGGCACATTCAAGGACCGCCTGATCCTGGAAGGGGATCCCCACTCGGTGCTGGAGGGCATGCTGATCGCCGGGTACGCAGTGGGTGCGCACCAGGGCTATGTGTACATCCGGGGTGAGTACGTCCTCTCCATCGAGCGGCTCCAGAAGGCCATTGCCCAGGCCCGGGAGATGGGCCTGCTGGGGAAGAACATCCTGGGCTCGGGATTTGATTTCGACGTGGAGATCCGCCTGGGCGCCGGTGCCTACGTGTGCGGCGAAGAGACGGCCCTGTTCGAGTCCCTGGAGGGGGGCCGGGGCGAGCCCCGCATCAAGCCTCCCTACCCCACCGACGTGGGCCTGTTCGGTCGTCCCACCGTGATCAACAACGTGGAAACCCTGGCCAACGTGCCCCTGATCATCGAACGGGGTGCCTCCTGGTTCCGCACCCTGGGGACGCAGAAGACGCCCGGCACCAAGGTGTTCACCCTCACCGGGGACATCGTCAACGCCGGGCTCATCGAAGTGCCCATGGGGATCACCCTGCGGGAGATCATCTACAACATCGGCGGCGGAATCCCCAACGGACGGCAGTTCAAGCTGGCCCAGACGGGCGGCACCTCGGGCGGCGTCATCCCACCCGAACTACTGGACGTACCCATGGATTACGACAGCCTGGCCGCCCATGGTTCAGCCCTGGGTTCGGGAGCATTGCTGATCATCGACGACTCCCACTGCATCGTGGACGTGGCGAAATCCTTCTCCTTCTTCTTCCTGCACGAGTCGTGCGGCAAGTGCACGCCCTGCCGGGAGGGGACGCTGCAGTTGCACCGCATCATGGAGCGCATCAGTAGCGGGGAAGCCACCAGGACCGACCTGGAGAACATGAAGACCCTGGCCCAGGCCATGTACGTGGCCCCGCTGTGCCCGCTGGGTCAGACGGCTCCCCTGCCCCTGATGAGCACGCTGAAGTGGTTCGAGTCCGAGTACCTGGCCCACGTGGTGGGTAAGACCTGTCCCGCCGGGGTGTGCCCCATGAACGGTGCCTCGGCGCGCGCCGGCGCTACGCACGCTGCCGCAGCCGCCGTGGGTGCCGCGCGCACCGGGTCGGCCCGGGCGGTAACAGCGGCGAGGGAGGTGTAG
- a CDS encoding (2Fe-2S) ferredoxin domain-containing protein, with protein sequence MKSLEDLARLRDEVRERMKVREGARAVRITVGMGTCGIAAGARDVMAALLDELSKRGLTDVTVTQTGCAGLCEYEPLVEVSRPGQPKVTYSYVTPEKIRQIVAQHVVNGQIIGEWVLAAR encoded by the coding sequence GTGAAATCGCTGGAAGATCTGGCCCGGCTGCGGGACGAGGTGCGGGAACGTATGAAGGTGCGGGAGGGCGCCCGAGCTGTGCGCATCACGGTGGGCATGGGTACCTGCGGCATCGCTGCGGGTGCCCGTGACGTGATGGCTGCCCTCCTGGACGAACTGAGCAAGCGGGGGTTGACCGACGTAACCGTGACCCAGACGGGGTGCGCGGGGCTGTGCGAGTACGAGCCCCTGGTGGAGGTGAGCCGGCCCGGCCAGCCCAAGGTGACTTACTCGTACGTAACGCCGGAGAAGATTCGTCAGATCGTGGCCCAGCACGTGGTGAACGGACAGATCATCGGTGAATGGGTGCTGGCGGCCAGGTAG
- a CDS encoding NADH-dependent [FeFe] hydrogenase, group A6, with translation MAKVTLTIDGRKVEAERGMTVLQAARLAGINIPTLCYLENLNAIGACRVCVVEVKGAKTLQASCVLPVADGMEVWTNSPAVRASRRLTVELLLSDHPTECTTCIRNGTCELQALAESLGIRRVRFEGEKHGGTVDESSPSIVRDNRKCILCRRCVAVCEKVQSVKAIGPQERGFETAIAPPFDLPLADSVCVNCGQCTLVCPTGALHERDDTELVWQALADPKKHVVVQTAPATRVTVGEMFGMPPGSVVTGKMVAALRRLGFDRVFDTDFTADLTIVEEGYELVHRLRDGGVLPMITSCSPGWIKFIETFFPEMLPNLSTCKSPQQMFGALAKTYYARKVGIDPADIFVVSIMPCTAKKFEARRPEMTDSGYPDIDAVLTSRELGRMLKEAGIVFDALPEEPYDDPLGVSTGAAAIFGATGGVMEAALRTAYEVVTGKALSSLDFEAVRGMEGIKEATVDLDGTQVRVAVAHTLGNARRVLEAVKSGRAQYHFIEIMACPGGCIGGGGQPIPTTDEIRKKRIEAIYRVDRDMPLRKSHENPVIRVLYQEFLGEPNSHKAHELLHTHYQPRYQYAKL, from the coding sequence ATGGCAAAGGTAACCCTGACCATAGACGGGCGCAAGGTGGAAGCCGAACGCGGGATGACCGTGCTCCAGGCGGCCCGCCTGGCCGGTATCAATATCCCCACCCTGTGCTACCTGGAGAACCTGAACGCCATCGGGGCCTGCCGGGTGTGCGTGGTGGAGGTCAAGGGAGCGAAGACCCTGCAGGCTTCCTGCGTCCTCCCCGTGGCGGACGGCATGGAGGTGTGGACCAACTCCCCCGCGGTGCGGGCGTCGCGCCGCCTTACGGTGGAGTTGCTCCTCTCCGACCACCCCACCGAATGCACGACCTGTATCCGTAACGGAACCTGCGAACTGCAAGCCCTGGCCGAGTCCCTGGGCATCCGCCGGGTGCGCTTTGAGGGAGAAAAGCACGGGGGGACGGTGGACGAATCCAGCCCCTCCATAGTGCGGGACAACCGCAAGTGCATACTGTGCCGTCGCTGCGTGGCGGTGTGCGAGAAGGTGCAGTCGGTGAAGGCCATCGGTCCTCAGGAGCGGGGCTTCGAGACGGCCATCGCTCCGCCCTTCGACCTACCCCTGGCCGACTCGGTGTGCGTGAATTGCGGCCAGTGCACCCTGGTATGCCCGACCGGGGCCCTCCACGAGCGGGATGACACCGAACTGGTCTGGCAGGCCCTGGCCGATCCCAAAAAGCACGTGGTGGTGCAGACGGCCCCGGCCACGCGCGTCACCGTGGGTGAGATGTTCGGAATGCCCCCGGGGAGCGTGGTGACGGGGAAGATGGTGGCGGCCCTGCGCCGCCTGGGGTTCGACCGGGTCTTCGACACCGACTTCACTGCCGACCTGACCATCGTGGAAGAAGGGTATGAGCTGGTGCACCGCCTGCGGGACGGCGGGGTGCTCCCTATGATCACCTCCTGCAGCCCGGGGTGGATCAAGTTCATCGAGACCTTCTTCCCGGAAATGCTGCCCAACCTCTCAACCTGCAAGTCGCCCCAGCAGATGTTTGGGGCGCTGGCCAAGACCTATTACGCGCGCAAGGTGGGTATCGATCCTGCTGACATCTTCGTGGTTTCCATCATGCCGTGCACGGCCAAGAAGTTCGAGGCCCGGCGCCCGGAGATGACCGACTCCGGATACCCGGACATCGACGCCGTACTCACCTCGCGCGAACTGGGTCGCATGCTGAAGGAGGCGGGCATCGTCTTCGATGCCCTCCCCGAGGAACCGTACGACGATCCCCTGGGAGTTTCGACCGGGGCCGCTGCCATATTTGGCGCCACCGGTGGCGTGATGGAGGCGGCCCTGCGCACTGCGTACGAGGTGGTGACGGGTAAGGCCCTGTCCAGTCTCGATTTCGAGGCGGTACGGGGTATGGAGGGGATCAAAGAGGCCACCGTGGACCTCGACGGCACCCAGGTGCGGGTGGCGGTGGCCCATACCCTGGGCAACGCCCGCAGGGTGCTGGAGGCGGTGAAGTCGGGTCGGGCTCAGTACCACTTCATCGAAATCATGGCCTGTCCCGGCGGCTGCATCGGCGGTGGCGGCCAACCCATCCCCACTACCGACGAGATACGCAAAAAGCGCATCGAGGCCATCTACCGGGTGGACAGGGACATGCCGCTGCGCAAGTCCCACGAAAACCCGGTGATCCGGGTGCTGTACCAGGAGTTCCTGGGCGAGCCCAACTCCCACAAGGCCCACGAGCTCCTGCACACGCACTACCAGCCCCGCTATCAGTACGCCAAGCTGTAA
- the hydE gene encoding [FeFe] hydrogenase H-cluster radical SAM maturase HydE — MVDTLQEAELFWEVLERARRRPGEIGRQEVLTLLEGSVDPSARDALFRAADEVRRRYLGDEVHLRGIIEFSNYCVRNCHYCGLRAGNRFVERYRMTPAQIVTIAERAARLSLGTVVLQSGEDPFWDGESLAGVIHEIKRRTGLAVTVSVGDRPREDYACWREAGADRYLLKHETADADLFRRLRPGTTLAGRLKALRDLRELGYQVGSGNMVGLPGQSLASLADDVALLQELDVEMAGIGPFIPHPQTPLAGAACGSVDLTLRVLAVARLALPWAHLPATTALGTADPEGRQKALRCGANVIMPNVGPTEYRPLYQIYPGKICLRDEAEGCLACLRRMVQGLGRTIGQGPGHSPKPRFRQEQTPGEISSDEKGEVEPCAALR, encoded by the coding sequence ATGGTGGACACGCTGCAGGAAGCTGAGTTGTTCTGGGAGGTTCTGGAGCGCGCCCGCAGGCGGCCGGGGGAGATCGGACGGCAGGAGGTCCTCACCCTGCTGGAGGGTTCTGTCGATCCGTCGGCCCGGGATGCCCTGTTCCGGGCGGCGGATGAGGTGCGGCGGCGTTATCTGGGCGATGAGGTACACCTGCGCGGGATCATTGAGTTCTCCAACTACTGTGTGCGCAACTGCCACTACTGCGGGCTGCGGGCCGGGAACCGTTTCGTCGAGCGCTACCGCATGACTCCGGCCCAGATAGTGACCATAGCCGAGAGGGCAGCCCGGTTGAGCCTGGGCACGGTGGTGCTGCAGTCGGGTGAGGATCCTTTTTGGGATGGGGAGAGTCTCGCCGGGGTGATCCACGAGATCAAGCGGCGCACCGGGCTGGCGGTCACCGTGTCGGTGGGCGACCGTCCCCGGGAGGATTATGCGTGCTGGCGGGAGGCGGGAGCAGACCGCTACCTGCTCAAGCACGAGACCGCCGATGCCGATCTGTTCCGCCGCCTGCGCCCAGGCACCACTCTGGCCGGGCGGCTGAAGGCGTTGCGTGACCTGCGGGAATTGGGATACCAGGTGGGTTCCGGCAACATGGTGGGGCTCCCCGGGCAGAGCCTGGCCAGCCTGGCCGACGATGTGGCCCTTTTGCAGGAACTGGACGTGGAGATGGCAGGAATCGGACCCTTCATCCCCCACCCGCAGACACCCCTGGCCGGGGCGGCATGTGGATCGGTGGATCTTACCCTTCGCGTGCTGGCGGTGGCCAGGTTGGCCCTGCCCTGGGCCCACCTGCCCGCGACCACCGCCCTGGGGACCGCCGATCCGGAGGGTAGACAAAAGGCGCTCCGCTGCGGCGCCAACGTGATCATGCCCAACGTGGGGCCTACCGAGTACCGTCCCCTCTATCAGATCTACCCGGGCAAGATTTGCCTGAGAGACGAAGCGGAAGGTTGTCTGGCCTGCCTGCGCCGCATGGTCCAGGGCCTGGGGCGGACCATCGGGCAGGGACCGGGCCATTCGCCCAAGCCCCGTTTTCGGCAGGAGCAAACGCCGGGCGAGATTTCGTCCGACGAAAAGGGAGAGGTGGAACCATGCGCGGCACTCAGGTAG
- the nuoE gene encoding NADH-quinone oxidoreductase subunit NuoE: MGKASLEVPRQHTTPGQETVPRQEMTRVREIISRLRDRPAPLLPILQAIQKEMGWISEEAMVEVAEALGVHPSQVYGVTTFYTLFATRPKGQHVIRVCASAPCHVPGAGAVLEALKKALGVDVGQTTPDGKFTLELTSCIGVCGVAPAIMIDDQVYGNLKPADIGAILARY, from the coding sequence ATGGGTAAGGCGAGCCTAGAGGTTCCTCGCCAGCATACGACCCCCGGGCAGGAGACCGTTCCCCGCCAGGAGATGACCCGGGTGCGGGAGATCATCTCCCGCCTGCGGGATCGACCGGCACCCCTTCTGCCCATCCTGCAGGCCATTCAGAAGGAGATGGGCTGGATATCGGAGGAGGCCATGGTGGAGGTGGCAGAAGCCCTGGGTGTCCACCCCAGCCAGGTCTACGGGGTCACCACCTTCTATACCCTGTTTGCCACCCGGCCCAAGGGCCAGCACGTGATCAGGGTGTGCGCCAGCGCTCCCTGTCACGTGCCGGGAGCGGGCGCGGTGCTGGAAGCCCTCAAGAAGGCCCTGGGAGTGGACGTGGGGCAGACCACGCCCGACGGGAAGTTCACCCTGGAACTCACCAGTTGCATCGGGGTATGCGGGGTGGCGCCCGCCATCATGATCGACGACCAGGTGTACGGGAACCTGAAGCCGGCTGACATCGGGGCCATCCTGGCCCGCTACTAG